The Deltaproteobacteria bacterium genome window below encodes:
- a CDS encoding MogA/MoaB family molybdenum cofactor biosynthesis protein, which translates to MRAAVVTVSDRSFRKERADASGPVVAEILARMPATIVQRVVIPDEQPYIRRALCHFADALGLDLVVTTGGTGVDPRDVTPDATRGVIDREIPGMSEVMRAESQKKVPTAMLSRALAGIRGKTLIVNLPGSPGGARENLESIMPAIPHAIGKIRGDGGDCAR; encoded by the coding sequence ATCCGCGCCGCAGTGGTGACCGTATCCGACAGGTCCTTCCGTAAAGAGAGGGCCGACGCTTCCGGGCCTGTGGTCGCCGAGATCCTGGCGCGCATGCCGGCGACGATCGTGCAGCGGGTCGTCATCCCCGACGAGCAGCCGTACATCCGCAGGGCTCTCTGCCATTTCGCCGATGCCCTCGGATTGGACCTGGTGGTCACCACGGGAGGAACCGGCGTCGATCCCCGCGACGTCACACCCGATGCGACGCGCGGCGTGATAGATCGCGAAATACCCGGGATGTCGGAGGTCATGCGGGCCGAAAGTCAGAAAAAAGTGCCAACAGCAATGCTTTCGCGCGCGCTGGCCGGCATACGCGGCAAGACCCTGATCGTCAACCTGCCCGGCAGCCCCGGCGGCGCCAGGGAAAACCTCGAGTCCATCATGCCCGCCATTCCCCACGCCATCGGCAAGATCCGCGGCGACGGCGGCGACTGCGCGCGTTAA
- a CDS encoding MOSC domain-containing protein, whose product METNRGMVAAVSVSSRKGEKKSPVSSVVLVEEHGVRDDAHAGPGHRQVSLLASESIGKMRAKGLSVGPGDFAENITVEGFDLLQAKVGDRIRVGEALLEISQIGKECHTRCAIYFQAGDCVMPREGVFARVIRGGKVAPGDEVRKEEEP is encoded by the coding sequence ATGGAAACGAATCGAGGCATGGTAGCGGCGGTTTCGGTGAGCTCCCGCAAAGGGGAGAAGAAGTCACCGGTCTCCTCGGTGGTCCTGGTAGAAGAACACGGCGTGAGGGACGATGCCCACGCCGGCCCGGGCCATCGCCAGGTGAGCCTGCTGGCCTCGGAGAGCATCGGGAAGATGCGTGCGAAGGGATTATCCGTAGGGCCGGGAGATTTCGCGGAGAACATCACGGTGGAAGGTTTCGACCTGCTCCAGGCCAAGGTGGGGGACAGGATCCGCGTAGGCGAGGCCCTGCTCGAAATTTCGCAGATCGGGAAGGAATGCCATACGCGCTGCGCGATCTACTTCCAGGCGGGAGACTGTGTTATGCCCCGCGAAGGCGTGTTCGCGCGGGTGATCCGGGGAGGAAAGGTAGCCCCCGGCGATGAAGTGCGGAAGGAGGAGGAGCCGTGA